A region of Candidatus Woesearchaeota archaeon DNA encodes the following proteins:
- a CDS encoding AbrB/MazE/SpoVT family DNA-binding domain-containing protein produces MEALEVTSLSSRGQVVIPQRLRDRLHLHEGEKFIVIGEDDTIVLKKMEVPSFKGFEGLLKKTRAFAKSKGLKETDVGEAIREVRQR; encoded by the coding sequence ATGGAAGCTTTAGAAGTAACAAGTCTCAGTTCAAGAGGACAAGTAGTTATACCGCAGCGTTTACGAGATAGGCTTCATCTTCATGAGGGAGAAAAGTTTATTGTCATAGGAGAAGATGACACTATCGTTCTGAAGAAAATGGAAGTCCCATCGTTCAAAGGGTTTGAAGGTTTGTTAAAGAAAACAAGAGCCTTTGCAAAAAGTAAAGGACTCAAAGAAACAGATGTAGGAGAAGCAATACGAGAAGTGCGTCAAAGATGA
- a CDS encoding nucleotidyltransferase domain-containing protein: MLTEKEKQILLHLFKDFTTRYNARSISAKVDMTPRGALKALKALEEQQFVIAEPFGKAIEYKFNAESALAKKTIELFLLEEAEQEHKRWLEEFKNFEEAEILLLFGSAARKAKSYNDVDLLIVVTQENFPLIKKRIEDKNKILIKKIHTIFQAPNDLPENIKKKDPVVLDAIRTGVVLKGWTQYVEVIANVTNK, encoded by the coding sequence ATGCTTACTGAGAAAGAAAAGCAAATTTTATTGCATTTATTCAAGGATTTCACAACAAGATATAATGCAAGAAGTATAAGCGCAAAAGTAGATATGACTCCAAGAGGCGCGCTCAAAGCGCTCAAAGCGCTTGAAGAACAACAATTTGTCATTGCTGAACCTTTTGGAAAGGCAATAGAATACAAATTTAACGCAGAATCAGCATTAGCAAAGAAAACAATTGAACTCTTTTTGCTGGAAGAGGCAGAACAAGAACATAAACGCTGGCTCGAAGAATTCAAGAATTTTGAAGAAGCGGAAATACTCTTGTTATTTGGCTCTGCTGCAAGAAAAGCAAAGAGCTATAATGATGTTGATCTTCTTATTGTCGTTACACAAGAAAATTTTCCACTCATTAAGAAACGAATTGAAGACAAAAATAAAATTCTCATTAAAAAAATCCACACTATTTTTCAAGCACCAAATGATTTGCCAGAAAATATAAAAAAGAAAGATCCAGTGGTGCTTGATGCAATACGAACAGGAGTCGTATTGAAAGGATGGACACAATATGTTGAGGTTATTGCGAATGTCACAAACAAGTAA
- a CDS encoding putative toxin-antitoxin system toxin component, PIN family produces MRVVLDTNVFISGIFWEGNASSAIIEAWRNRKFILISSHAILEEFVRVLRSFKIQMNEEMIQEWERMIIENAVIVEPLHKLEIVKADPSDDKFFEAAIAGNAQYIVSQDRHLLQVREYQSMQVLTPSEFLQKLKARQ; encoded by the coding sequence ATGAGAGTTGTTTTAGATACAAACGTCTTTATTTCAGGTATTTTTTGGGAAGGGAACGCTTCCTCAGCGATTATTGAAGCATGGAGAAATAGAAAATTTATTCTCATCTCTTCCCATGCAATACTTGAAGAATTTGTCCGAGTTTTACGCAGTTTTAAGATCCAAATGAATGAGGAAATGATTCAGGAATGGGAAAGAATGATTATTGAAAATGCGGTTATTGTTGAGCCACTTCACAAATTAGAAATAGTCAAAGCTGATCCATCTGACGATAAATTTTTTGAAGCAGCTATTGCAGGAAATGCACAGTACATTGTGAGCCAAGATCGTCATTTGTTACAAGTACGAGAATATCAAAGTATGCAAGTCCTCACTCCTTCTGAATTTTTACAAAAATTAAAAGCTCGTCAGTAA